A section of the Saccharopolyspora gregorii genome encodes:
- the lpdA gene encoding dihydrolipoyl dehydrogenase encodes MQEYDLLVVGGGPGGYVAAIRAAQRGLKVAVVEKERPGGVCLNWGCIPTKAMLRSAEVYETVLHAADFGIRAENVGLDYDAITRRKDGVVKGLTDGVAGLLKANGVTVVNGHAKFTGPTTVDVYAVGESALGANGPRYAAEPAGDEPVDRISARDVVVATGSVPVQLPLPGAELPGVITSDGAFGLTEVPGKLAVIGGSAVGAEWASLFNALGSEVTIIEMQPTLVPAEDAEIGKALGRSFSKRGVQVLTGATVSKIEEGGKDAALKVSVDGAKVSEVDADVVLVGVGRKPNTASLDLAAAGVEVDGRGFVQVDEKLRTNVEHVYAIGDVTGKALLAHVASHQGVVAAETIAGHHASIDYNVIPAATFTHPEIASVGLTEKQATEAGHQVVAAKFPFAALGRAQTFGDTEGFMKIVAGEQYGEVLGVHVFGPSASDLITEGALAITLEATLDELAETIHAHPTLGEIGMEAAMTALGLPVHTAPPKKR; translated from the coding sequence GTGCAGGAATACGACCTCCTCGTAGTGGGCGGCGGCCCCGGCGGTTACGTCGCCGCGATCCGGGCCGCGCAGCGCGGCCTCAAGGTGGCCGTGGTCGAGAAGGAACGGCCCGGTGGCGTCTGCCTGAACTGGGGCTGCATCCCGACCAAGGCGATGCTGCGTTCCGCCGAGGTCTACGAGACGGTGCTGCACGCCGCGGACTTCGGCATCCGCGCGGAGAACGTGGGCCTGGACTACGACGCCATCACCCGCCGCAAGGACGGCGTGGTGAAGGGCCTGACCGACGGCGTCGCGGGCCTGCTCAAGGCGAACGGCGTCACCGTCGTCAACGGCCACGCCAAGTTCACCGGCCCGACCACCGTCGACGTGTACGCGGTCGGCGAGTCTGCGCTCGGCGCGAACGGCCCGCGCTACGCCGCCGAGCCCGCGGGCGACGAGCCCGTCGACCGGATCAGCGCGCGCGACGTCGTCGTCGCGACCGGTTCGGTCCCGGTCCAGCTGCCGCTGCCCGGCGCGGAGCTGCCCGGCGTGATCACCTCCGACGGCGCGTTCGGCCTCACCGAGGTGCCCGGCAAGCTCGCCGTCATCGGCGGCAGCGCGGTCGGCGCCGAGTGGGCGAGCCTGTTCAACGCCCTCGGCAGCGAGGTCACCATCATCGAGATGCAGCCGACGCTGGTGCCCGCCGAGGACGCCGAGATCGGCAAGGCCCTCGGCCGCTCCTTCTCCAAGCGCGGCGTGCAGGTGCTCACCGGCGCCACCGTCTCCAAGATCGAGGAGGGCGGGAAGGACGCCGCCCTGAAGGTCTCGGTGGACGGCGCGAAGGTCTCCGAGGTCGACGCGGACGTGGTGCTGGTCGGCGTGGGCCGCAAGCCCAACACCGCATCCCTGGACCTGGCCGCCGCCGGCGTCGAGGTCGACGGCCGCGGGTTCGTGCAGGTCGACGAGAAGCTGCGCACCAACGTCGAGCACGTCTACGCGATCGGCGACGTCACCGGCAAGGCGCTGCTCGCGCACGTCGCCTCGCACCAGGGCGTCGTGGCCGCCGAGACCATCGCGGGCCACCACGCCTCGATCGACTACAACGTGATCCCGGCCGCGACGTTCACCCACCCGGAGATCGCCAGCGTCGGGCTGACCGAGAAGCAGGCCACCGAGGCCGGTCACCAGGTGGTGGCCGCGAAGTTCCCGTTCGCCGCGCTGGGCCGCGCCCAGACCTTCGGCGACACCGAGGGCTTCATGAAGATCGTGGCGGGGGAGCAGTACGGCGAGGTCCTCGGCGTGCACGTGTTCGGCCCGTCCGCCAGCGACCTGATCACCGAGGGCGCGCTCGCGATCACCTTGGAGGCGACGCTCGACGAGCTCGCCGAGACGATCCACGCGCACCCGACGCTCGGCGAGATCGGCATGGAGGCGGCGATGACCGCCCTCGGCCTGCCGGTGCACACCGCCCCGCCGAAGAAGCGTTGA
- the pdhA gene encoding pyruvate dehydrogenase (acetyl-transferring) E1 component subunit alpha gives MAETATRTKPATRAKSTRRSTAKSAKSGAFSGESAELLRGYFQQMTLIRRFEERAAQGYTQAKIGGYCHLNLGEEATVVGLMSALRKTDLLFTNYREHGYALAKGIEPGRVMAELYGRTTGTSKGWGGSMHMFDVEAGLLGGYGIVGGQIPLATGAAMAIDYRGGDQVVMCQMGDGTTNIGAFHEALNIAALWNLPVVFVVVNNFLGMGTTVEKSSAESELYKRASAYRMHGERVDGNDVLAVRDAATRLVERARESGGPALLEAVSHRLKGHSVVDPAKYRSEESVQEAREHDPVVNFRARLVEAGVLDEDGAQEIERLAQADADAAVAFADDSPHPEVSTLFDYTYATPVANDSRRLPADPVF, from the coding sequence ATGGCTGAGACCGCGACCCGCACCAAGCCCGCCACCCGCGCGAAGTCGACCCGCCGCAGCACGGCGAAGTCGGCCAAGTCCGGCGCGTTCTCCGGCGAGTCGGCCGAGCTGCTGCGCGGCTACTTCCAGCAGATGACGCTGATCCGCCGCTTCGAGGAGCGGGCCGCGCAGGGCTACACCCAGGCCAAGATCGGTGGCTACTGCCACCTGAACCTGGGCGAGGAGGCCACCGTCGTCGGCCTGATGTCGGCGCTGCGCAAGACGGACCTGCTGTTCACGAACTACCGCGAGCACGGCTACGCGCTGGCCAAGGGCATCGAGCCCGGCCGCGTGATGGCCGAGCTGTACGGCCGCACCACCGGCACCTCCAAGGGCTGGGGCGGCTCGATGCACATGTTCGACGTGGAGGCCGGGCTGCTCGGCGGCTACGGCATCGTCGGCGGCCAGATCCCGCTGGCGACCGGCGCGGCGATGGCCATCGACTACCGCGGCGGCGACCAGGTCGTGATGTGCCAGATGGGCGACGGCACCACCAACATCGGTGCGTTCCACGAGGCGCTGAACATCGCGGCGCTGTGGAACCTGCCGGTCGTGTTCGTCGTGGTGAACAACTTCCTGGGCATGGGCACCACGGTGGAGAAGTCCTCCGCGGAGTCCGAGCTGTACAAGCGCGCGTCCGCGTACCGGATGCACGGCGAGCGCGTGGACGGCAACGACGTGCTGGCGGTCCGCGACGCGGCGACGCGCCTGGTGGAGCGGGCCCGCGAGTCGGGCGGCCCGGCGCTGCTGGAGGCGGTCAGCCACCGCCTCAAGGGCCACTCGGTGGTCGACCCGGCGAAGTACCGCAGCGAGGAGTCGGTGCAGGAGGCCCGCGAGCACGACCCGGTGGTGAACTTCCGGGCGCGGCTGGTCGAGGCCGGTGTGCTCGACGAGGACGGCGCGCAGGAGATCGAGCGGCTCGCGCAGGCCGACGCGGACGCGGCGGTGGCCTTCGCCGACGACAGCCCGCACCCCGAGGTCTCGACGCTGTTCGACTACACCTACGCCACCCCGGTCGCCAACGACTCCCGCCGGCTGCCCGCCGACCCGGTGTTCTGA
- a CDS encoding archaellin/type IV pilin N-terminal domain-containing protein, with protein sequence MQISSRTIVSVVGTVMMVLATVVLAAWSQPQPVPQNSAVVSVLR encoded by the coding sequence ATGCAGATCAGCAGCCGCACCATCGTGTCGGTTGTCGGAACGGTGATGATGGTCCTGGCGACCGTCGTGCTCGCCGCATGGTCCCAACCTCAGCCCGTACCGCAGAACAGCGCGGTGGTCAGCGTCCTGAGGTGA
- a CDS encoding PucR family transcriptional regulator, protein MAADPARPVPDPGHAITHSLAAARLGDAEALAGRLMGAIFTDNPEWTDYRPVPREDLYDGCRRYLQRVLEILSGAAGDPDGDDVAAEIGRRRAEQGVPLEVMLRTFRLGGRIVWEAIVEQAHADRADPDVVLGAATSMWTVIDGLSSTLSTSYRNTELERLRRDDQRRHALVEDLLSGRARDAAFAQRTAKELDLPTGGRYLVVVAEMRADGSFALSGQHDALGGVHIRSVWQVRADTLVGLVALEQRDPAGALDVLRPLARGRVAASPEVRGLAEVGLAHQLAVTAMGTVPHGAAQLVSLDRHYPEALLVQSPELARRLLDSQLGPLLELPVKERDMLLETLTAWLEENCSTANAALRLHCHRNTVLNRLHRISTLIGRSLQGRAAYVSLSLALSALHLRDGLRD, encoded by the coding sequence GTGGCCGCCGATCCCGCTCGTCCGGTGCCCGATCCGGGGCACGCGATCACGCATTCGCTGGCGGCGGCCCGGCTCGGGGACGCCGAGGCGCTCGCCGGCCGGTTGATGGGCGCGATCTTCACCGACAATCCGGAGTGGACCGACTACCGCCCGGTGCCCCGCGAGGACCTCTACGACGGCTGCCGCCGCTACCTGCAACGGGTCCTGGAGATCCTCAGCGGTGCCGCGGGCGACCCGGACGGCGACGACGTGGCCGCGGAGATCGGCCGCCGCCGCGCCGAACAGGGCGTGCCGCTGGAGGTCATGCTGCGCACCTTCCGGCTCGGCGGCCGGATCGTGTGGGAGGCCATCGTCGAGCAGGCGCACGCCGATCGCGCCGATCCGGACGTGGTGCTGGGCGCGGCGACGTCGATGTGGACGGTGATCGACGGGCTGTCCTCGACGCTGTCCACCTCGTACCGCAACACCGAGCTGGAGCGGCTGCGCCGCGACGACCAGCGCAGGCACGCGCTGGTGGAGGACCTGCTCAGCGGCCGCGCCCGGGACGCCGCCTTCGCGCAGCGGACCGCGAAGGAGCTGGACCTGCCCACCGGCGGCCGCTACCTGGTCGTGGTCGCCGAGATGCGCGCCGACGGCAGCTTCGCGCTCAGCGGCCAGCACGATGCGTTGGGCGGGGTGCACATCCGATCGGTGTGGCAAGTGCGCGCGGACACACTGGTGGGGCTGGTGGCGCTGGAGCAGCGGGACCCGGCGGGTGCCTTGGACGTGCTGCGGCCGCTGGCGCGCGGCCGGGTCGCGGCCTCGCCGGAGGTGCGCGGGCTGGCCGAGGTGGGGCTGGCCCACCAGCTCGCGGTCACCGCGATGGGCACCGTCCCGCACGGGGCGGCGCAGCTGGTGTCGCTGGACCGGCACTACCCGGAGGCGCTGCTGGTGCAGTCCCCTGAGCTGGCACGACGCCTGCTGGACTCGCAGCTGGGGCCGTTGCTGGAGCTGCCGGTCAAGGAGCGGGACATGCTGCTGGAGACGCTGACCGCGTGGCTGGAGGAGAACTGCTCCACGGCGAACGCGGCGCTGCGGCTGCACTGCCACCGCAACACGGTGCTCAACCGGCTGCACCGGATCAGCACCTTGATCGGGCGGTCGCTGCAGGGCCGGGCCGCGTACGTGTCGCTGTCGCTGGCGCTGTCGGCACTACACCTGCGGGACGGGCTGCGCGACTGA
- a CDS encoding alpha-ketoacid dehydrogenase subunit beta yields the protein MAVITYRQALHDTLRDEMHRDDDVFLIGEEIGVFEGSYKITAGLLQEFGEKRVRDTPIAEEGFVGAAVGAAMLGLRPVVELMTINFSLVALDQIVNHAAKIYGMFGGQTSVPMVLRTPGGGGQQLGATHSQNIELYYAFVPGLKVVAPSTPADAKALLLASIRDDDPVLFLENLALYNTKGEVPDHVEPAEIGKAAVTREGSDITIIGYSRMAGVATQVAEKLHDEDGINAEVVDLRSLRPLDRETIVNSVRKTGCAVVAEDDWLTYGIGAEIAASISDGAFDYLDAPVRRVAAAEVPLPYAKPLERAALPSAESLTTAVRETLDAVGRRR from the coding sequence TTGGCCGTCATCACCTACCGCCAGGCGCTGCACGACACCCTGCGCGACGAGATGCACCGCGACGACGACGTGTTCCTCATCGGTGAGGAGATCGGCGTCTTCGAGGGCTCCTACAAGATCACCGCCGGGCTGCTGCAGGAGTTCGGCGAGAAGCGGGTGCGCGACACCCCGATCGCGGAGGAGGGCTTCGTCGGTGCCGCGGTGGGCGCCGCGATGCTGGGGCTGCGCCCGGTCGTGGAGCTCATGACGATCAACTTCTCGCTGGTGGCGCTGGACCAGATCGTCAACCACGCGGCGAAGATCTACGGCATGTTCGGCGGCCAGACCAGCGTGCCGATGGTGCTGCGCACGCCCGGTGGCGGCGGCCAGCAGCTGGGTGCGACGCACTCGCAGAACATCGAGCTGTACTACGCGTTCGTGCCGGGCCTGAAGGTCGTGGCGCCGAGCACGCCCGCGGATGCCAAGGCGCTGCTGCTGGCCTCCATCCGGGACGACGACCCGGTGCTGTTCCTGGAGAACCTGGCGCTCTACAACACCAAGGGCGAGGTCCCGGACCACGTGGAGCCCGCCGAGATCGGCAAGGCCGCGGTGACCCGCGAGGGCAGCGACATCACGATCATCGGCTACTCGCGGATGGCGGGGGTGGCCACCCAGGTCGCGGAGAAGCTGCACGACGAGGACGGCATCAACGCGGAGGTCGTGGACCTGCGCAGCCTGCGCCCGCTGGACCGGGAGACGATCGTGAACTCGGTGCGCAAGACCGGGTGCGCGGTGGTCGCCGAGGACGACTGGCTGACCTACGGGATCGGTGCGGAGATCGCCGCCTCCATCTCGGACGGCGCGTTCGACTACCTGGACGCCCCGGTGCGCCGCGTCGCGGCCGCGGAGGTGCCGCTGCCGTACGCGAAGCCGCTGGAGCGGGCCGCGCTGCCGTCCGCCGAGTCGCTCACGACGGCCGTGCGCGAGACTCTCGACGCCGTCGGCCGCCGCCGCTGA
- a CDS encoding GntR family transcriptional regulator: MPGAGLPHRRPRPQLSDEVASRIRDRIVTGLLRKGEHLHLERLAEEIGVSVTPVREALLALRGEGFVELEPRRGFTVLPLNRKDIEDTSRVQAAIAGELAARTAALISVGQLAGLEEVQAELEHAGRFGIGDAAELDLRFHHAIYDIADSAKLAWFVQLTSRYVPRELLAATEDHAETTGSEHRAILRALHNRDPEAARRAMHEHLAHHGQVVIRRLDQQGFWER, from the coding sequence ATGCCCGGAGCAGGACTGCCCCACCGACGACCCCGCCCCCAGCTCTCCGACGAGGTGGCCTCCCGGATCCGCGACCGGATAGTGACCGGCCTGCTGCGCAAGGGCGAGCACCTGCACCTGGAGCGGCTCGCCGAGGAGATCGGCGTCAGCGTCACCCCCGTGCGCGAGGCGCTGCTGGCGCTGCGCGGCGAGGGCTTCGTCGAGCTGGAACCGCGCCGCGGGTTCACCGTGCTGCCGCTGAACCGCAAGGACATCGAGGACACCAGCCGCGTGCAGGCCGCCATCGCCGGTGAGCTGGCCGCGCGGACCGCCGCGCTGATCAGCGTCGGGCAACTCGCCGGGCTGGAGGAGGTGCAGGCCGAGCTGGAGCACGCCGGGCGGTTCGGGATCGGTGACGCGGCGGAACTGGACCTGCGGTTCCACCACGCCATCTACGACATCGCCGATTCGGCGAAGCTCGCCTGGTTCGTGCAGCTGACGTCCCGGTACGTGCCGCGCGAGCTGCTGGCGGCCACCGAGGACCACGCGGAGACGACCGGGTCGGAGCACCGGGCGATCCTGCGCGCGCTGCACAACCGCGATCCGGAGGCGGCGCGGCGGGCGATGCACGAGCACCTCGCGCACCACGGCCAGGTCGTGATCCGGCGGCTGGACCAGCAGGGGTTCTGGGAGCGGTGA